One region of Turicibacter bilis genomic DNA includes:
- the rnpM gene encoding RNase P modulator RnpM, with protein MKQKKIPMRKCVITGEQKPKKELIRIVRGTDGEVSVDTTGKKNGRGVYLHLTPEVVALAKKKNILSRHLEVEVPEAIYEELAELAQKQTK; from the coding sequence ATGAAACAAAAGAAAATCCCTATGCGTAAATGTGTCATTACAGGTGAACAAAAACCTAAAAAAGAATTAATTCGAATTGTTCGTGGGACTGATGGTGAAGTATCAGTTGATACAACTGGTAAGAAGAATGGTCGTGGCGTCTATTTACACTTAACACCCGAAGTTGTTGCATTAGCTAAAAAGAAAAATATTTTAAGTCGTCACCTTGAAGTTGAAGTTCCTGAAGCTATTTATGAAGAATTAGCTGAATTAGCACAGAAACAAACGAAATAG
- the infB gene encoding translation initiation factor IF-2: MRVHEYAKQLNLSSKEVLQFLSDNNLSVKSHMSVLGDDVILMLDKNFKNEKTKMESQVSNEKDSTNDTDDLFKYDEYVEVKRPKITKKKKANQKKSKNDKSDRIANVPVKEDKDAAIVYYSDELTVGDLAERLGKSTGEIVKQLLMLGMMATVNQTLDRETVELLAEEAGFEVKDKIFTDVTEFEKIVIEDSEEDLEKRPPVVTIMGHVDHGKTTLLDAIRNSRVVTGEAGGITQHIGAYQVNHGGSVITFLDTPGHAAFTSMRARGAQVTDICVLVVASDDGVMPQTKEAIDHAKAAGVPIIVAINKMDKPTANPERVMQELLEFSLVPEEWGGDTIYVKLSALQGEGIDDLLEMINLVSEMNEYKANPKRLATGTVIEAKLDKGRGPVATLLVENGTLRIGDAIVVGNTHGRVRAMVNDLNQRIEAAGPSTPIEITGLNDVPQAGDRFMVFPSEKEARQIADQRTANARELGNKPGKAVSLDDLFSQIQEGEMKELNVIIKGDVQGSVEALSGSLQKIDVEGVKINIIRASVGTITETDVTLAAASGAIIIGFNVRPSSTTRQQAANEGVDIRLHSIIYKVIEEIEAAMKGMLDPIFEEKVTGQLEVRQTFKVSKVGTIAGCYVTDGSVSRNASVRVIRDGIVVFEGELGSLKRFKDEVKEVNYGYECGITIERYNDIKEGDIIEAYVMEEVKRA, from the coding sequence ATGAGAGTACATGAATATGCAAAACAATTAAATCTTTCTAGTAAAGAGGTGTTGCAGTTTTTATCAGACAACAACCTCTCAGTTAAAAGTCACATGTCAGTGTTAGGAGACGATGTTATATTGATGTTAGATAAAAATTTTAAAAATGAAAAAACTAAAATGGAGTCACAAGTAAGCAATGAAAAGGACTCTACAAATGATACAGACGATTTATTCAAATATGATGAGTATGTTGAAGTAAAACGTCCTAAAATTACAAAAAAGAAAAAAGCAAATCAAAAGAAAAGTAAAAATGATAAGAGCGATCGTATTGCAAACGTTCCTGTTAAAGAAGACAAAGATGCTGCTATCGTTTACTATAGCGATGAGTTAACAGTAGGGGATTTAGCTGAGCGTCTTGGAAAATCAACTGGAGAAATCGTTAAGCAATTATTAATGCTTGGAATGATGGCGACAGTTAACCAAACATTAGATCGTGAAACAGTTGAATTATTAGCTGAGGAAGCTGGATTCGAAGTAAAAGATAAAATCTTCACTGATGTAACAGAATTCGAAAAAATCGTGATTGAAGATTCAGAAGAAGATTTAGAAAAACGTCCACCAGTTGTTACAATCATGGGGCACGTTGACCATGGTAAAACAACGTTATTAGATGCAATTCGTAACTCACGTGTCGTAACAGGAGAAGCGGGAGGAATCACGCAACATATCGGTGCATACCAAGTGAACCACGGTGGAAGTGTCATTACATTCTTAGATACACCAGGACATGCTGCGTTTACATCAATGCGTGCTCGCGGTGCACAAGTGACAGATATCTGTGTTCTTGTTGTTGCATCAGATGACGGTGTTATGCCACAAACAAAAGAAGCAATCGATCATGCTAAAGCTGCTGGAGTTCCAATCATTGTTGCTATCAACAAAATGGATAAACCAACGGCTAACCCAGAACGCGTCATGCAAGAATTACTTGAATTCTCATTAGTTCCTGAGGAGTGGGGTGGAGATACAATCTACGTTAAGTTATCTGCTTTACAAGGTGAAGGAATTGATGACTTATTAGAAATGATTAATTTAGTTTCTGAAATGAACGAGTACAAAGCGAACCCTAAACGTTTAGCAACAGGTACAGTGATTGAAGCTAAATTAGATAAAGGTCGTGGACCAGTTGCAACATTATTAGTTGAAAATGGAACATTACGTATTGGAGATGCTATCGTTGTAGGTAATACTCACGGTCGTGTTCGTGCAATGGTTAATGATTTAAATCAACGTATTGAAGCTGCAGGACCATCAACACCAATCGAAATCACTGGATTAAATGATGTTCCTCAAGCAGGAGATCGCTTCATGGTATTCCCGAGTGAAAAAGAAGCACGTCAAATTGCTGATCAACGTACAGCAAATGCTCGTGAACTTGGAAATAAACCAGGTAAAGCCGTTTCATTAGATGACTTATTCTCTCAAATCCAAGAAGGAGAAATGAAAGAATTAAATGTTATCATCAAAGGTGACGTTCAAGGTTCAGTTGAAGCTTTAAGTGGATCATTACAAAAAATCGATGTTGAAGGTGTTAAAATTAACATTATCCGTGCATCAGTTGGAACAATCACTGAAACTGACGTAACATTAGCGGCAGCTTCAGGAGCAATCATCATCGGATTCAACGTACGTCCATCATCAACGACTCGTCAGCAAGCAGCTAACGAAGGGGTAGATATTCGTTTACATTCAATCATCTACAAAGTGATTGAAGAAATCGAAGCAGCGATGAAAGGGATGTTAGATCCAATCTTCGAAGAAAAAGTAACAGGACAATTAGAAGTTCGTCAAACATTCAAGGTATCAAAAGTTGGTACAATTGCTGGATGTTATGTAACAGATGGTTCTGTATCACGTAATGCAAGTGTACGTGTTATCCGTGATGGAATCGTCGTCTTTGAAGGTGAATTAGGTTCATTAAAACGATTCAAAGACGAAGTTAAAGAAGTTAACTACGGTTATGAGTGTGGTATCACGATCGAACGCTACAACGATATCAAAGAAGGAGATATCATTGAAGCGTACGTAATGGAAGAAGTAAAACGCGCTTAA
- a CDS encoding helix-turn-helix domain-containing protein, translating to MNKGQSILTKREQEIFDLLVHNMTTGEIAEELKISEKTVRNHISNVILKLNVKGRSQAIIELLRLGVIKL from the coding sequence TTGAACAAAGGTCAGTCAATTTTAACGAAGAGAGAACAAGAAATTTTCGACTTACTCGTTCACAATATGACTACGGGTGAAATTGCTGAGGAGTTGAAAATTAGCGAAAAAACGGTTAGAAATCATATTTCAAATGTGATCTTAAAACTTAACGTCAAAGGACGCTCACAGGCGATTATTGAGCTATTAAGATTGGGTGTCATTAAACTATAA
- a CDS encoding exonuclease domain-containing protein yields the protein MEVVRMLGHTGVILKINLDEHKILMNETWFSFDPKLTVSTSMIGQSVQYSLSGKKKINHLELTMQKCKELKGKIQSLNLSIPRISLHTGGQLIHFYITPKHFNVIKYQYKPGDFLQFTYNPMEFKIGKSSYFAITAIKNENRKKAENPQVIKHELRQTINTLLDSNYYAFLDLEFSMSGPEYRGMKFHPEIIQFGLIIADAEGNLVEKFSAYVKPTLFPHVSGKTQEFLKITESAIAYGMSYQDFYDYIKEVIARYNPIFLVWGVSDGFILENSYLLNQVEPLFETDQLIDLQRVHRQYYQIGQDIGLYNAIKSYEIFTGTQIHDAIVDALVLHNIFYKFKSIILSNEKYPFKENYQNIMNNR from the coding sequence ATGGAAGTGGTCAGAATGCTCGGACATACCGGAGTGATTTTAAAAATAAATTTAGACGAACATAAAATCTTAATGAATGAGACGTGGTTTTCATTCGACCCTAAGCTAACGGTATCAACGTCCATGATTGGACAGTCCGTGCAATATAGCTTAAGTGGGAAGAAGAAAATTAATCATCTTGAGTTAACGATGCAAAAATGTAAAGAATTAAAAGGGAAAATTCAATCTTTGAATTTATCGATTCCGCGTATTTCGTTACATACAGGTGGGCAATTGATTCATTTTTATATTACGCCCAAACATTTTAATGTTATTAAATATCAATATAAACCTGGAGATTTTCTTCAGTTTACGTATAACCCAATGGAATTCAAAATTGGAAAATCTAGTTATTTTGCGATTACAGCGATTAAAAACGAAAATCGTAAGAAAGCTGAAAATCCTCAAGTTATTAAGCACGAATTAAGACAAACAATTAATACGTTATTAGATTCGAACTATTATGCCTTTTTAGATTTAGAGTTTTCGATGAGTGGTCCTGAATACCGAGGGATGAAGTTTCACCCTGAAATTATTCAATTCGGTTTAATCATTGCAGATGCAGAAGGAAATCTAGTAGAGAAATTCTCTGCTTATGTGAAACCAACCTTATTCCCGCATGTTTCAGGAAAAACACAAGAATTCTTAAAAATTACCGAATCAGCGATAGCTTATGGAATGAGCTATCAAGACTTCTATGATTATATTAAAGAAGTTATTGCACGATATAACCCAATCTTCTTGGTTTGGGGAGTTTCAGATGGTTTCATTCTAGAAAACTCTTATTTATTAAATCAGGTTGAGCCTTTATTTGAAACCGATCAACTTATTGATTTACAACGTGTTCATCGACAATATTACCAAATTGGACAAGATATTGGACTATATAATGCCATTAAAAGTTATGAAATTTTTACGGGGACACAAATTCATGATGCGATTGTGGATGCGCTTGTTTTACATAATATTTTTTATAAATTTAAATCAATTATTTTATCGAATGAGAAATATCCATTTAAAGAAAACTATCAAAATATCATGAATAATCGCTAA
- the rbfA gene encoding 30S ribosome-binding factor RbfA produces MSQIRVQKLSKQIERDVTDIIMNEIKDTKVGFVTVTGAEVTSDLSFCKIYYSVLGGENRREAATKALLRAKGFIRSELGKRMSTRKVPDLIFEIDESIEYGNKIDMMLADLRRQGKM; encoded by the coding sequence ATGTCACAAATTCGAGTACAAAAACTTTCAAAACAAATTGAACGTGATGTAACGGATATCATCATGAATGAAATTAAAGATACAAAAGTGGGATTTGTTACGGTAACAGGAGCAGAAGTAACGAGTGACTTATCATTCTGTAAGATTTACTATTCTGTTTTAGGTGGAGAAAATCGTCGTGAAGCGGCAACAAAAGCCTTATTACGTGCAAAAGGATTTATCCGTAGTGAGTTAGGGAAACGTATGTCGACACGTAAAGTTCCAGATTTAATTTTTGAAATTGATGAATCAATTGAATATGGTAATAAAATTGATATGATGTTAGCAGATTTACGCCGTCAAGGTAAAATGTAA
- a CDS encoding DUF4362 domain-containing protein — protein sequence MKKTSISFGVLIVLVVLSGYFIWGDFNLQVNAHDTYDVMQGETDGDVIQAETKIINLSRLEQFYKQVKRNNDDHITVAIPQSSQKYELYELHVSNGKLKLYYDIIEDGQGRKEYKVKVYDSMKKIYKQDQVTYILINGQEERSFLSYNLK from the coding sequence GTGAAAAAAACAAGTATTAGTTTTGGAGTTTTAATAGTGTTAGTGGTACTCAGCGGATATTTTATTTGGGGAGATTTTAATTTACAAGTGAATGCCCATGATACATATGATGTCATGCAAGGAGAAACGGATGGAGATGTCATCCAAGCTGAGACTAAAATTATTAATCTTTCTCGATTAGAACAGTTCTATAAACAGGTGAAGCGAAATAATGATGATCATATTACAGTTGCCATTCCCCAATCAAGCCAAAAATATGAGTTATATGAGTTACATGTTTCAAATGGAAAGTTAAAGCTTTACTATGATATTATTGAAGATGGCCAAGGAAGAAAAGAGTATAAAGTGAAGGTTTATGATTCAATGAAGAAAATTTATAAGCAAGACCAGGTCACTTATATTTTAATTAATGGTCAAGAAGAACGTTCGTTTTTATCATATAATCTAAAATAA
- a CDS encoding L7Ae/L30e/S12e/Gadd45 family ribosomal protein, translated as MNQQWLNFLGLALSAGAVITGEQLVVGAIQSKKVHFVIIAEDTGANTFKKVTDKCKFYGVEWVQKAGSDELGHALGKDFRKVVGITDPNFAKALKNKINA; from the coding sequence ATGAATCAACAATGGTTGAATTTTTTAGGCTTAGCATTAAGCGCCGGTGCTGTGATTACAGGAGAACAACTTGTAGTTGGGGCTATTCAAAGTAAAAAAGTACACTTTGTTATCATAGCAGAAGACACAGGAGCGAATACATTTAAAAAGGTCACTGATAAATGTAAGTTTTATGGTGTCGAATGGGTACAAAAAGCAGGTAGTGATGAACTAGGTCATGCATTAGGTAAAGACTTTAGAAAAGTTGTTGGGATTACCGATCCTAATTTTGCAAAAGCTTTAAAAAATAAAATTAATGCGTAA
- the uvrC gene encoding excinuclease ABC subunit UvrC codes for MKRLNQLLKDKLSLLPMNPGCYLMKDAKGQVIYVGKAKRLKNRVKSYFTGSHNGKTARLVREIVDFEYIITSSELEALVLEINLIKKYDPKYNIMLTDDKHYPYIKITNETHPRLVTTRKIKKDGGKYFGPYPNATAANETIRLLNKLYPLRKCHTIPKKVCLYYHIHQCLGPCEYEIPTQDYKPYIEEISRFLKGDYSKVKADLVKRMEAAAENLEFERAKEYRDLIFHIEATVEKQKMTLNDFIDRDVFGYAEVEGRVCVQVFFIRQGKVIEREVSIFDGIDDVEEAVLTFIGRFYQSNNTLKPKEIFIPSTLDQELLSQLLDVKVMVPKQGDKKELVDLAMKNAEMALNEKLQLIEKQEERTLKAVEKLGELLSLPTPHRIEAFDNSHHQGMDTVSAMVVFTDGRPDKKEYRKYKITTTSEGDDYQAMKEVIYRRYFKVLNEGLPAPDLIVIDGGKGQVNVAMEVLESLNLSIPVVGLVKDEKHRTAFLLDGRDMEEINLKKKGRANVFNLLTRIQDEVHRFVLSFHHQTAQNRQLTSILDEIPGIGPKRKRLLIQNFGSLEKMLEADDSAYEQLGFAPELIRRVKLFIGEELQKKQ; via the coding sequence GTGAAACGCTTGAATCAATTATTAAAAGATAAACTATCTTTATTACCGATGAATCCTGGGTGTTACTTAATGAAGGATGCTAAGGGTCAAGTCATTTATGTGGGAAAAGCTAAACGTTTAAAAAATCGTGTCAAATCCTATTTTACAGGTTCACATAATGGAAAAACGGCACGTTTAGTTCGTGAAATTGTCGATTTTGAATATATTATCACATCGAGTGAACTTGAAGCGCTCGTCTTAGAAATCAACTTAATCAAAAAATATGATCCCAAATATAATATAATGTTAACGGATGATAAGCACTATCCATATATTAAAATTACGAATGAAACCCATCCACGACTCGTAACAACACGAAAAATAAAAAAAGATGGTGGAAAGTATTTTGGACCTTATCCAAATGCAACGGCAGCTAATGAAACGATTCGTTTATTAAATAAATTATACCCATTAAGAAAATGTCATACGATTCCGAAAAAAGTTTGTCTCTATTATCATATTCATCAGTGCTTAGGACCGTGTGAATATGAAATCCCAACCCAAGATTATAAACCGTATATTGAGGAAATTTCCCGCTTCTTAAAAGGTGACTATTCAAAGGTAAAAGCCGATTTAGTGAAACGAATGGAAGCAGCAGCTGAAAATTTAGAGTTTGAGCGTGCTAAAGAATATCGCGATTTAATCTTTCATATTGAAGCAACCGTTGAAAAGCAAAAGATGACATTAAATGATTTTATTGATCGAGATGTCTTTGGTTATGCTGAAGTTGAGGGACGAGTCTGCGTTCAGGTCTTTTTTATTCGTCAAGGAAAAGTGATTGAGCGTGAAGTATCGATTTTTGACGGAATCGATGATGTCGAAGAAGCTGTGTTAACGTTTATTGGACGCTTCTATCAAAGTAATAATACCTTAAAGCCAAAAGAAATTTTTATTCCTTCAACATTAGATCAAGAGTTATTGTCTCAGTTGCTTGATGTGAAAGTGATGGTTCCAAAACAGGGAGATAAAAAAGAACTTGTTGATTTAGCGATGAAGAACGCAGAGATGGCGCTGAATGAAAAACTTCAATTGATTGAAAAGCAAGAAGAACGTACGTTAAAAGCCGTTGAAAAATTAGGGGAGTTATTAAGTCTTCCAACGCCCCATCGAATTGAAGCCTTTGATAATTCTCATCATCAAGGAATGGATACGGTTTCGGCAATGGTTGTATTCACGGATGGTCGTCCAGATAAGAAAGAGTATCGTAAATATAAAATTACGACGACGTCAGAAGGTGACGATTATCAAGCGATGAAAGAGGTTATTTATCGTCGTTACTTCAAAGTACTTAATGAAGGATTACCAGCTCCAGATTTAATCGTCATTGATGGTGGGAAAGGACAAGTGAATGTTGCGATGGAAGTACTTGAATCATTAAATCTATCTATTCCGGTTGTGGGATTGGTTAAAGATGAAAAGCATCGAACAGCGTTTTTACTTGATGGCCGTGATATGGAAGAAATTAATTTAAAGAAAAAAGGTCGAGCAAATGTTTTCAATTTATTAACCCGTATTCAAGACGAGGTTCACCGCTTTGTTTTAAGTTTTCATCATCAAACGGCACAAAATCGTCAATTAACATCGATTTTAGATGAGATTCCAGGCATTGGACCTAAACGAAAACGATTATTAATTCAAAATTTTGGATCACTTGAAAAGATGCTAGAAGCAGATGACTCAGCCTATGAACAACTTGGATTTGCTCCAGAACTCATTCGTCGTGTGAAACTATTTATTGGAGAAGAACTACAGAAAAAACAATAA
- a CDS encoding LTA synthase family protein, translating into MSLTKNQKLMFIASFMTWLQTYIVYKFFFRLSLVSLGEEILIVINSIGPILLIYESIYFLKPSKRSFAIIGVSALFSVIMIANTLFYKFYDDIMTLPILLQMDNTGGLGSSVMNLIDFKVLFLIMNLPILMVANRRLKDSTKGTPHFYKKYFISMIGAYLLTFGLSYLSGLPMFNVPYNREVMIKTLGIYQYGLYDIYLSLTTPIDYALAENNEFIEVSNYVKSNQINPNSELFGVAKDQNIIVISLESLQEFAINLEVNGEEVTPFLNQFIQECYYFNNFYQQTSQGKTSDAEFITENSLYAADRGSAFYAKSQNQYESLASILKGQGYYTAVFHANEKEFWNRETMYEALGFDHFFDESAFLVNEENSFGWGLTDEAFFEQTLDYLKGLPQPFYAKLLTLTNHYPFEIPEQYQYISPGETNNEIVNHYITTVRYLDEALKSFITNLKESGLYDNTIIVMYGDHYGLSESYYEDLAILLQEEEITLNRHLDLQRVPFIIHLPNQEEGEVVSTVSGQIDMKPTLLNLVGLPVNAYINFGQDLFAADRRELIVLRDGSFIGSEYRYADSTCLRSDSGELVDQSFCESLEKVAVQDLYYSDLILNKDLLRFQ; encoded by the coding sequence ATGAGTTTAACTAAAAATCAAAAATTAATGTTTATCGCTAGTTTCATGACATGGCTACAAACATATATTGTTTATAAATTTTTTTTCCGACTATCGTTGGTATCTTTAGGGGAAGAGATCTTAATTGTTATTAATTCAATTGGACCTATCTTATTAATTTATGAATCAATCTATTTTTTAAAACCCTCAAAAAGAAGTTTTGCAATTATCGGAGTATCAGCGCTTTTCTCAGTCATTATGATTGCAAATACATTGTTTTATAAATTTTATGATGATATCATGACGCTACCTATTTTACTTCAAATGGATAATACAGGAGGGTTAGGAAGTAGTGTGATGAACTTAATTGATTTTAAAGTATTATTTCTAATTATGAACTTACCTATTTTAATGGTAGCAAACCGACGACTAAAAGATTCAACTAAGGGTACTCCTCACTTTTATAAGAAATATTTTATTTCAATGATTGGAGCTTATCTTTTAACGTTTGGGTTATCGTATTTGAGTGGATTACCGATGTTTAACGTTCCATATAATCGTGAAGTTATGATTAAAACATTGGGCATCTATCAATATGGCCTTTATGATATTTATTTAAGTTTAACCACACCAATTGACTATGCGCTTGCTGAGAATAATGAATTTATTGAAGTGAGTAACTATGTCAAATCCAATCAAATTAACCCTAATTCCGAGTTGTTTGGAGTGGCAAAAGATCAAAATATTATTGTCATTTCATTGGAATCGTTACAAGAATTTGCAATTAATTTAGAAGTCAATGGGGAAGAGGTAACGCCATTTTTAAATCAGTTCATTCAAGAGTGTTATTATTTTAATAACTTTTATCAGCAAACGTCACAAGGGAAAACATCAGACGCTGAATTTATTACTGAAAACTCATTATATGCTGCTGATCGTGGATCAGCTTTTTATGCGAAATCGCAAAATCAATATGAAAGTCTCGCTTCTATTTTGAAGGGGCAAGGTTATTATACGGCTGTCTTTCACGCCAATGAGAAGGAGTTTTGGAATCGTGAGACGATGTATGAAGCACTTGGATTTGATCATTTCTTTGATGAATCTGCGTTTTTAGTCAACGAAGAAAATAGTTTTGGATGGGGATTAACCGACGAAGCTTTCTTTGAACAGACGTTAGATTATCTGAAAGGACTGCCCCAACCTTTTTATGCAAAGTTACTAACGCTCACGAATCATTATCCATTTGAAATTCCAGAGCAGTATCAGTACATTTCGCCAGGAGAGACAAATAATGAGATTGTAAACCACTATATTACGACCGTTCGTTACTTAGATGAAGCACTCAAATCTTTTATCACGAACTTAAAAGAAAGTGGCCTTTATGACAACACAATAATTGTGATGTATGGTGATCATTATGGATTATCAGAAAGTTATTATGAGGATTTAGCGATATTACTTCAGGAAGAAGAAATTACATTAAATCGACACTTAGATTTACAACGCGTGCCATTTATTATTCATTTGCCGAATCAAGAAGAAGGAGAAGTGGTTTCTACGGTTTCAGGACAGATTGATATGAAGCCGACACTTTTAAATTTAGTTGGATTACCGGTGAATGCGTACATCAATTTTGGACAGGATTTATTTGCCGCTGATCGTCGTGAATTGATTGTGTTACGAGATGGAAGTTTTATTGGAAGTGAGTATCGATATGCTGATTCAACATGCCTACGTTCTGATTCAGGTGAGTTGGTTGATCAAAGTTTTTGTGAGTCACTAGAAAAGGTGGCTGTACAAGATTTATACTATTCTGATTTGATTTTGAATAAGGATTTATTAAGATTCCAATAA
- a CDS encoding GerMN domain-containing protein gives METKWVKKLTLPVLAMLFIYYASRSEDPAARNLVNTMSEQTSQEQIVYSSEEYYAVYALHESDNLVKTYVKKGEESNPIQAIFEILTTKSNQLPVGTTSLVSPMATLNDYHLENGILTLNVSPEFLDYTADEEQDLLSSLVWTYTELVDVDKVKFEIDGEPVSNLNGTLPVSRGLDRSMGINLELDTTNFDETQLVTLYFVTDDSKDGLLVPVTRLIPASTDPVTYAVSALIQGPVNQNYVSVFDQETTLLSDPVISDGLVSLNFSSELYYDSQQTKVSSTMLKQLVMTLTELDDIEMVSVSINGNIKVMDEVDHSIAVPTSRFDFESLIEAQ, from the coding sequence ATGGAAACGAAATGGGTAAAAAAATTAACATTACCAGTCCTCGCAATGTTGTTTATTTATTATGCTAGTAGATCTGAAGATCCTGCAGCAAGAAACCTAGTCAATACGATGAGTGAACAAACATCGCAAGAACAAATCGTCTATTCGTCAGAAGAGTATTATGCAGTTTATGCCTTACATGAGTCAGACAATCTTGTCAAAACATACGTAAAAAAAGGTGAAGAAAGTAATCCAATTCAAGCAATATTTGAAATCTTAACAACTAAATCAAATCAGCTGCCTGTTGGAACCACTTCTTTAGTCTCACCTATGGCTACTTTAAATGATTACCACTTAGAAAATGGGATCCTGACACTCAATGTCTCACCGGAATTTTTAGATTATACAGCTGATGAAGAACAAGATTTGTTATCTTCTCTTGTTTGGACGTATACTGAATTAGTTGATGTCGATAAAGTGAAGTTTGAGATTGATGGGGAACCAGTGTCTAATTTAAATGGAACATTGCCAGTCAGTCGTGGACTTGACCGATCAATGGGAATTAATTTAGAATTAGATACAACAAACTTTGATGAAACGCAGCTTGTGACGCTTTATTTTGTAACAGATGATAGTAAAGATGGATTGCTGGTTCCAGTCACACGTCTCATTCCAGCTTCAACTGATCCAGTTACTTATGCTGTCTCTGCTTTAATTCAAGGTCCTGTGAATCAAAATTATGTGAGTGTTTTTGATCAAGAGACGACATTATTGAGTGATCCAGTTATTAGTGATGGATTAGTTTCATTAAATTTCAGTTCTGAGTTATACTATGACAGTCAACAAACAAAAGTTTCATCCACGATGTTAAAACAATTGGTGATGACATTAACAGAATTAGATGATATTGAAATGGTTTCGGTTTCAATCAACGGAAATATTAAAGTGATGGATGAGGTAGATCATTCTATTGCGGTACCAACGAGTCGATTCGATTTTGAATCATTAATTGAAGCCCAATAA
- the nusA gene encoding transcription termination factor NusA — MNTKEFFAALELLEKEKGISKDIIIEAFEHALISAYKKNFNQATNVKVEINEHTGTVKLYQQKTVTEDVTRPQEQISLAEAMRINPHYEEGDIINFEVTPKDFGRIATQTAKQVVKQRIRQAERDNLFQEFKDREGEIVTGIVVKDDGKHVFVDLGKIEALLPMREIMNPDEIKPNSRIKVYISKIESKNKGPVVYVSRKDPNLIKRLFELEVPEIYDGTVEIMSVARDAGDRTKICVASEDPNVDPVGACVGPSGQRVQNIVDELNGEKIDIIQFSKDPEVLVANALSPAQVTKVVVDEAKKATVVLVPDNQLSLAIGKRGQNARLAAQLTGWKIDIKPESEAENLGIEL; from the coding sequence ATGAACACGAAAGAGTTTTTTGCTGCTCTTGAATTACTTGAAAAAGAAAAAGGTATTTCAAAAGATATTATTATTGAAGCTTTTGAACATGCATTAATTAGTGCATATAAGAAAAACTTTAACCAAGCAACAAATGTTAAAGTTGAAATCAATGAACATACTGGAACAGTTAAATTATATCAACAAAAAACAGTCACTGAAGATGTAACGCGTCCTCAAGAACAAATTAGTTTAGCTGAAGCGATGCGTATCAACCCTCATTATGAAGAAGGAGATATCATTAACTTCGAAGTAACACCTAAAGATTTCGGACGTATTGCAACACAAACAGCGAAACAAGTTGTTAAACAACGTATTCGTCAAGCAGAACGTGATAATTTATTCCAAGAATTTAAAGATCGCGAAGGAGAAATTGTCACAGGCATTGTGGTAAAAGATGATGGTAAACATGTTTTCGTTGACTTAGGAAAAATTGAAGCATTATTACCAATGCGCGAAATTATGAACCCAGATGAAATCAAACCAAATTCACGTATTAAAGTTTATATTAGTAAAATTGAATCTAAAAATAAAGGACCAGTTGTTTACGTTTCACGTAAAGATCCAAACTTAATTAAACGTTTATTTGAATTAGAAGTACCAGAAATTTATGATGGAACAGTTGAAATCATGTCAGTTGCTCGTGATGCTGGAGATCGTACAAAAATTTGTGTGGCTTCAGAAGATCCAAACGTGGATCCAGTTGGAGCATGTGTTGGTCCATCAGGACAACGTGTACAAAACATCGTGGATGAATTAAACGGTGAAAAAATTGATATCATTCAATTCTCTAAAGACCCAGAAGTATTAGTTGCAAATGCATTAAGTCCAGCGCAAGTAACAAAAGTAGTAGTGGATGAAGCGAAAAAAGCAACAGTTGTTTTAGTTCCAGATAACCAATTATCATTAGCTATTGGTAAACGTGGACAAAATGCTCGTTTAGCAGCTCAATTAACTGGATGGAAAATCGATATTAAACCTGAATCTGAAGCTGAAAATTTAGGAATTGAACTATAA